A genomic stretch from Desulfolutivibrio sulfodismutans DSM 3696 includes:
- a CDS encoding glutamine--tRNA ligase/YqeY domain fusion protein: MTATGTDTKGAPAPSRDFIRTIIDEDNRTGKWAGRVQTRFPPEPNGYLHIGHAKSICLNFGIAKEFGGQCNLRFDDTNPSKEEVEYVESIQEDVRWLGFSWDDRLFYASDYFEKLYAFAEHLIENGKAYVDDLTAEEIRAYRGTLTEPGKNSPYRDRSPAENLDLFRRMRAGEFPDGARVLRAKIDMASPNVVLRDPTLYRIKHVHHHRTGDAWCLYPMYDYTHCISDALEGVTHSLCSLEFENNRPLYDWVLDNIPAPCHPQQIEFARLNLGYTVLSKRKLIQLVTQGHVSGWDDPRMPTLCGVRRRGYTPSAMRDFCDRIGISKADNLVDMALLEHCLREDLNRSARRVMGVLNPVKLIIENYPEGAVEHIDFPYHPEDPAMGSRPVPFTRELYVERDDFQVEAPKKWYRLAPGAEVRLRHAYYVTCTGFDVDPITGEVATIRCIHDPATKGGWSTDGRKVRGTLHWVSAAHAIPAEVRLYDRLFTTETPADGKADFLTFLNPDSLKTVTGARLEPSLAQAAPGDIFQFERLGYFCKDRDSTPETPVFNRSVALKDSWAKANR, translated from the coding sequence ATGACCGCCACCGGCACCGACACAAAAGGCGCGCCCGCACCTTCCCGGGACTTCATCCGCACCATCATCGACGAGGACAACCGCACCGGCAAATGGGCCGGGCGCGTCCAGACCCGCTTCCCCCCCGAGCCCAACGGCTACCTGCATATCGGACACGCCAAGTCCATCTGCCTCAACTTCGGCATCGCCAAGGAATTCGGCGGCCAGTGCAACCTGCGCTTCGACGACACCAACCCCAGCAAGGAAGAGGTGGAATACGTCGAATCCATCCAGGAAGACGTGCGCTGGCTGGGTTTCTCCTGGGACGACCGGCTCTTTTACGCCTCGGACTACTTCGAAAAGCTCTACGCCTTCGCCGAGCACCTCATCGAAAACGGCAAGGCCTATGTGGACGACCTGACGGCCGAGGAGATCCGCGCCTACCGGGGAACCCTCACCGAACCCGGCAAAAACAGCCCCTACCGCGACCGCTCCCCCGCCGAAAACCTCGACCTCTTCCGGCGCATGCGGGCGGGCGAATTCCCCGACGGGGCCCGCGTCCTGCGGGCCAAGATCGATATGGCAAGCCCCAACGTGGTCCTGCGCGATCCCACCTTGTACCGCATCAAGCACGTGCATCACCACCGCACCGGCGACGCCTGGTGCCTCTACCCCATGTACGACTACACCCACTGCATCTCCGACGCTTTGGAAGGCGTCACCCATTCCCTGTGCTCCCTCGAATTCGAAAACAACCGCCCCCTCTACGACTGGGTGCTGGACAACATCCCCGCCCCCTGCCACCCGCAGCAGATCGAATTCGCCCGCCTGAACCTGGGCTATACCGTCTTAAGCAAACGCAAGCTCATCCAACTCGTCACGCAAGGGCACGTCTCCGGCTGGGACGACCCCCGCATGCCCACCCTGTGCGGCGTGCGCCGCCGGGGCTACACGCCTTCGGCCATGCGCGACTTCTGTGACCGCATCGGCATCTCCAAGGCCGACAACCTGGTGGACATGGCCCTCCTGGAACACTGCCTGCGCGAAGACTTAAACCGCAGCGCCCGCCGCGTCATGGGCGTGCTAAACCCCGTCAAGCTCATCATCGAAAACTACCCCGAAGGCGCGGTCGAACACATCGACTTCCCCTACCACCCCGAAGACCCGGCCATGGGCAGCCGACCCGTGCCCTTTACCCGCGAACTCTACGTCGAACGCGACGACTTCCAGGTCGAGGCCCCGAAAAAATGGTACCGGCTGGCCCCCGGGGCCGAGGTGCGCCTGCGCCACGCCTACTACGTGACCTGCACCGGCTTCGACGTGGACCCCATAACCGGCGAGGTCGCAACCATCCGCTGCATCCACGACCCGGCCACCAAGGGCGGCTGGTCCACGGACGGACGCAAGGTGCGCGGCACCCTGCACTGGGTCAGCGCCGCCCACGCCATCCCCGCCGAGGTCCGCCTTTACGACCGCCTCTTCACCACCGAAACCCCGGCCGACGGCAAGGCCGACTTCCTGACCTTCTTAAACCCCGACTCCCTGAAAACCGTCACCGGCGCCAGGCTCGAACCCAGCCTGGCCCAGGCCGCCCCCGGCGACATCTTCCAGTTCGAACGCCTGGGCTACTTCTGCAAAGACCGCGACTCCACCCCCGAGACCCCCGTCTTCAACCGCTCCGTGGCCCTCAAAGAC
- a CDS encoding FlxA-like family protein: protein MSFEISASSLYSTSTSLTETSQTNSAESTGKSGSSSGATTDSGDTVTISAEGLKLAASSSSKSGGASGSGESEESEETETSDIEDQIDEVEEKIEDLQEKIEEAQQEDLPDDQKQQKVQNLQAQLSQYQAQLTQLQTELTESTSSGGTSAEGMASSLT, encoded by the coding sequence ATGTCCTTCGAAATTTCCGCTTCCAGCCTGTATTCCACGTCCACGTCCCTGACGGAAACCTCCCAGACCAACTCTGCCGAGTCCACCGGCAAAAGCGGTTCCTCGTCGGGCGCGACCACCGACTCCGGCGACACCGTGACCATCTCCGCCGAGGGCCTCAAGCTGGCGGCCTCGTCCTCTTCCAAGTCCGGCGGCGCGTCGGGCTCAGGCGAATCCGAAGAATCCGAAGAAACGGAAACCTCGGACATCGAGGATCAAATCGACGAGGTAGAAGAAAAGATCGAAGACTTGCAGGAGAAGATCGAGGAAGCCCAGCAGGAAGACCTCCCGGACGATCAGAAGCAGCAGAAGGTCCAGAACCTGCAGGCCCAGTTGTCCCAGTACCAGGCCCAACTCACCCAGTTGCAGACCGAACTTACAGAATCCACCAGCAGCGGAGGCACCTCGGCCGAAGGCATGGCCTCCTCCCTTACCTAG
- a CDS encoding type II toxin-antitoxin system HicB family antitoxin, translating to MNAYPALFERNEKGGFVVSFPDLPGCFTEGDTEVEAMTMAVDAMDGYLGLLRSNGEDVPVPSPLSGVAVPPGGFLALVPVPGNDPEPIPVRISVSINQKLLTDIDRRAKREGMTRSGFLAAGARQLLRQLQE from the coding sequence ATGAACGCTTACCCCGCGCTTTTTGAGCGAAACGAAAAAGGGGGCTTCGTGGTCTCGTTCCCCGACCTTCCGGGATGCTTCACCGAGGGCGACACCGAGGTCGAGGCCATGACCATGGCCGTGGACGCCATGGATGGATACCTGGGGCTTTTGCGCTCCAACGGGGAGGACGTCCCCGTGCCGTCGCCGTTGTCCGGCGTTGCCGTCCCTCCAGGGGGATTCCTGGCCCTGGTCCCGGTCCCGGGAAACGATCCGGAACCGATCCCGGTCCGCATCAGTGTCTCGATCAACCAAAAACTGCTCACGGACATTGACCGGAGAGCCAAGCGCGAAGGGATGACCCGCTCCGGATTCCTGGCGGCCGGGGCAAGGCAACTGCTTCGTCAGCTTCAGGAATAA
- a CDS encoding chemotaxis protein CheC yields the protein MELTPMQLDILQELINIGVGRAAGMLNRMVSTHIQLQVPELVVLSSKEFCSRYGTRGKEIFSAVQLTFSGHFSGLSALIFPPESASRLVNIILGNSVVSEAEAEAMRVETLQEVGNIVLNGVMGSIGNILKENIVFSTPDYVEERFEQLVFFGEHGESGAMVLMARTQFTIKDHLIEGEVLILFSLASFDTLLAAIDTLGAS from the coding sequence ATGGAACTGACCCCCATGCAACTGGACATCCTCCAGGAGCTTATCAATATCGGCGTCGGCCGGGCGGCGGGCATGCTCAACCGCATGGTCAGCACCCACATCCAGTTGCAGGTGCCGGAACTGGTGGTGCTGTCATCGAAGGAATTTTGTTCCCGCTACGGGACTCGGGGCAAAGAGATCTTTTCCGCCGTTCAACTGACGTTCTCCGGACATTTCTCGGGCCTAAGCGCCCTGATCTTTCCGCCGGAGAGCGCCTCGCGGCTGGTGAACATCATCCTGGGCAATTCCGTCGTCTCCGAGGCCGAGGCCGAGGCCATGCGCGTGGAGACCCTTCAGGAGGTAGGCAACATCGTCTTAAACGGGGTCATGGGCTCCATCGGCAACATCCTCAAGGAAAACATCGTGTTCTCCACCCCGGACTATGTGGAGGAGCGTTTCGAGCAACTGGTGTTTTTCGGGGAGCATGGCGAGTCCGGGGCCATGGTGCTCATGGCCCGCACCCAGTTCACCATCAAGGATCATCTTATCGAGGGCGAGGTGCTGATCCTGTTCAGCCTGGCGTCCTTCGACACCCTGCTGGCGGCCATCGACACATTGGGCGCATCCTGA
- a CDS encoding ATP-binding protein: protein MNIRTPLIFCENLRRVRQQASLDLPGTARRAAMDSDRLRALEAGTSDPSLSEICALAQALGTTAAALVAHDDAQAKAAWDKEEIRRLERAWSSTPDLICVIDRDLRYVLVNDAYPALLGIPRERILGTPAGLLLPAATFEREAKPRLLRCLGGETVEWQGWFDHPRTREQIFCVCRFMPWTDPVTKAPHVIIIIREQTAQQRMLENLRESEKTTSLLFRVSNIIAGSGETEEVYPIIRRILGEVIPTEHFYVALVDHRHDRLDFAYVASDRDRDLPPVERLSRLAPPLSKDNFGDFKCGNLLTEVIRTAHPLCVTRKVMRMTGMACPGALPEVWMGVPIRVRQEVLGVMAVKQFDRHARYAKKDMDIMLSVAEQLAYGVDRRRTMADLRAAKVEADRANRAKSDFLAGMSHEIRTPLNAVLGLADLLLASRLEPEQIDYLETIRDSARHLLTVVGDILDLSKIEARRLDLEDIDFDLSGVLRSTVKTFGTMAAKKGLWLNLDLSPSVPRHLRGDPNRLRQIIINLVGNALKFTESGGVTIRVAHAEPATKTKVVLRFEVTDTGIGLPRQQSATLFNMFRQADASTARKYGGTGLGLAISRQLVELMGGSIEVSSAPNKGSTFRFTAVFAPGRPTLKTANIPAPAANAPADRAPAYILLAEDNPVNVKLAGAHLQKLGYRLSVAQSGVQALEALARERFDLVLMDVEMPGMDGVTASGIIRTGGPADHPVLDPDVPIVAVTAHASPEVRRRCLEAGMDEYLTKPINFAELAAIIQRLLPSQGKTPPAPPPAPSPVAPQPPAGPTDTSPHNILDTRAAMERLGIDPAGYAPILAVSAREIDKRLELCRTALAQGNLADLALHAHTLKSTTSTIGAGQGAQYARSLEHAADAGKLDEAAAHLRDLEKELHEVAVCIQAALRQITTVKPAGPPLRS, encoded by the coding sequence ATGAACATACGTACTCCCCTGATATTTTGCGAAAATCTGCGGCGCGTTCGCCAGCAGGCCTCCCTCGACCTGCCTGGAACGGCCCGTCGGGCCGCCATGGACAGCGACCGGCTCCGCGCTCTCGAGGCCGGAACCTCGGACCCTTCGCTTTCTGAAATCTGCGCCCTGGCCCAGGCCCTGGGGACGACGGCTGCGGCCCTGGTCGCCCATGACGACGCGCAGGCAAAAGCCGCCTGGGACAAGGAAGAAATCCGTCGCCTGGAAAGGGCCTGGTCCAGCACCCCCGACCTCATCTGCGTCATCGACCGGGATCTGCGCTACGTCCTGGTCAACGACGCCTATCCCGCCCTGCTGGGCATCCCCCGGGAACGTATCCTCGGAACCCCGGCAGGCCTCCTGCTGCCCGCCGCAACCTTCGAGAGGGAGGCCAAACCCCGTTTGTTACGCTGCCTTGGCGGCGAGACCGTGGAGTGGCAGGGCTGGTTCGACCATCCGCGCACCAGGGAACAAATCTTTTGCGTGTGCCGCTTCATGCCGTGGACCGATCCCGTCACTAAAGCCCCCCACGTCATCATCATCATCCGGGAGCAGACCGCCCAGCAACGCATGCTCGAAAACTTGCGGGAAAGCGAGAAAACCACCTCCTTGCTCTTTCGCGTCTCCAACATCATCGCCGGGTCCGGCGAGACCGAGGAAGTCTATCCCATCATACGCCGCATCCTGGGCGAGGTCATCCCCACGGAACATTTCTATGTGGCCCTGGTGGACCACCGGCATGACCGCCTGGATTTCGCCTATGTGGCCAGCGACAGGGACCGGGATCTGCCCCCTGTGGAGAGGTTGAGTCGGCTGGCGCCCCCTCTGTCCAAGGACAACTTCGGCGACTTCAAATGCGGCAACCTGCTGACCGAGGTCATCCGCACCGCCCACCCCCTGTGCGTCACCCGGAAGGTCATGCGTATGACCGGCATGGCCTGCCCCGGGGCCCTGCCCGAGGTCTGGATGGGCGTCCCCATACGGGTGCGCCAGGAAGTCTTGGGGGTCATGGCCGTCAAGCAATTCGACAGGCATGCCCGCTACGCCAAAAAAGACATGGACATCATGCTCTCGGTGGCCGAGCAACTGGCCTACGGCGTGGACCGCCGCCGCACCATGGCCGACCTGCGCGCCGCCAAGGTGGAGGCCGACCGGGCCAACCGGGCCAAAAGCGACTTCCTGGCGGGCATGAGCCACGAGATCAGAACACCCCTCAATGCCGTGCTGGGGCTGGCCGACCTTTTGCTCGCCTCCCGCCTGGAACCCGAACAGATCGACTACCTGGAGACCATCCGCGACTCGGCCCGGCATCTGCTCACCGTGGTCGGCGACATCCTGGATCTGTCCAAGATCGAGGCCCGGCGGTTGGACCTGGAAGATATCGACTTCGATTTAAGCGGGGTTTTGCGTTCCACGGTCAAAACCTTCGGGACCATGGCCGCCAAAAAGGGGCTCTGGCTGAACCTGGATCTGTCCCCCAGCGTCCCCCGCCATCTGCGCGGCGACCCGAACCGGCTGCGCCAGATCATCATCAACCTGGTGGGCAACGCCCTCAAATTCACCGAGTCGGGGGGCGTGACCATCCGCGTGGCCCATGCCGAACCGGCCACGAAGACCAAGGTGGTGCTTCGCTTCGAGGTCACGGACACGGGCATCGGCCTCCCCCGCCAGCAGTCAGCGACGCTTTTCAACATGTTTCGCCAGGCAGACGCGTCCACAGCCCGCAAATACGGCGGCACGGGCCTTGGCCTGGCCATCAGCCGCCAACTTGTGGAGCTCATGGGCGGCAGCATCGAGGTTTCCTCCGCGCCGAACAAGGGCAGCACCTTCCGTTTCACGGCCGTCTTCGCCCCGGGGAGGCCCACGCTCAAGACGGCCAACATCCCGGCCCCGGCCGCCAACGCTCCGGCCGACCGCGCACCGGCCTACATCCTTTTGGCTGAAGACAACCCGGTCAACGTCAAGCTGGCCGGAGCCCATCTGCAAAAGCTCGGCTACCGGCTCAGCGTGGCCCAAAGCGGCGTCCAGGCCCTTGAGGCCCTGGCCCGGGAGCGCTTCGACCTGGTGCTTATGGATGTGGAGATGCCGGGCATGGACGGCGTGACCGCCTCGGGCATCATCCGCACCGGAGGCCCGGCCGACCACCCGGTGCTCGATCCCGACGTGCCCATCGTGGCCGTGACGGCCCATGCCTCGCCCGAGGTGCGCCGCCGCTGCCTGGAGGCGGGCATGGACGAATACCTGACCAAGCCCATCAATTTCGCCGAACTGGCGGCCATCATCCAGCGTCTCCTGCCAAGCCAGGGGAAGACCCCGCCCGCACCGCCCCCCGCACCGTCCCCTGTTGCGCCACAACCGCCTGCCGGGCCGACGGACACGTCGCCGCACAACATTTTGGACACCCGCGCCGCCATGGAACGCCTGGGCATCGACCCGGCGGGCTATGCGCCCATCCTGGCCGTTTCCGCCCGGGAGATCGACAAACGCCTGGAACTGTGCCGTACGGCCCTTGCGCAGGGAAACCTGGCCGACCTGGCCCTGCACGCCCACACCCTCAAGTCCACCACCTCCACCATCGGCGCGGGGCAAGGCGCGCAATACGCCCGCAGCCTGGAGCATGCCGCCGATGCCGGGAAACTCGACGAAGCGGCTGCGCATCTGCGCGACTTGGAAAAGGAGTTGCATGAGGTGGCCGTCTGCATCCAGGCCGCCTTGCGTCAAATCACCACTGTCAAACCGGCGGGGCCACCCCTGCGGAGCTGA
- a CDS encoding sensor domain-containing protein — MTNPLSDPTDPAFLAPGGGESGAVFRTLFEGSPNAVALRDQTGRVLLVNQAFGRIFGYAAAESIGADLAELIMPGERAADDPAEWIECKADEHRETLRRRRDGSLVHVTMVCIPADGRRDSLPGDVFIIYRDITLRKQTEELLRGAERKFRSIFENAVEGIFQTTPAGRYLDVNPSLARIYGFDTPGELIEHFKDIKNQLYVDPGRRDDFVRIMDEYNEVWNFESRIRKKGGEIIWISENARAIFDEEGDIDHYEGTVVDVTERKRAEEALEAQRAYFRQLFENSPQAIILIDSNRNVLDANKGFEELFGYRAADMKGFGMRTFIVPEDLLAECENFRAAILSGNTVQRETYRRHRDGRLIPVSMIGFQVKSGEAAGGVVYIYQDISERKAFEEQITHQAFHDSLTHLPNRSLFAERLQRALARSRRRGDYQYAVLMIDLDKFKAVNDSMGHAAGDMLLVEIAARLKSCMRSVDTVARLGGDEFAVILEEFKIKREVLTVAERIQETLRRPCTICGNEVYPGASIGIVLRTKEYDSAEDVLRDADIAMYRAKETGKPYMIFDRRMHKEILEVISLEAELRDALSNDELVLHYQPIVNVDTRALEGFEALVRWNHPLKGIVPPDKFIPLAEETGIILPLGRWVIVEACRQLGKWQKTIPGAERLSVSVNVSCRQFVRDGLVEYVAQVLEETGIDPARLKLEITESVLMQDTSHSIHELNRLKALGVRIAVDDFGTGYSSLSYLRQLPIDHLKIDRSFISGSDNAEDNIQIVKSIISLARNLGLTVIAEGVEHEDQFARLQDVRCDKAQGYMFSRPVDSIAAERYILDYQRRLAEACSLGTPPA; from the coding sequence ATGACGAATCCTCTCTCAGATCCGACCGACCCGGCTTTCCTGGCCCCCGGCGGGGGCGAATCCGGCGCAGTGTTTCGCACGCTCTTTGAAGGTTCTCCCAACGCCGTGGCCCTGCGCGACCAGACGGGCCGGGTGCTGCTGGTCAACCAGGCCTTCGGGCGCATCTTCGGCTATGCGGCGGCCGAGAGCATCGGGGCGGACCTGGCCGAACTCATCATGCCCGGGGAACGGGCGGCCGACGATCCGGCGGAATGGATCGAATGCAAGGCCGACGAACACCGGGAGACCCTGCGCAGGCGGCGCGACGGCTCCCTGGTGCATGTGACCATGGTCTGCATCCCGGCCGACGGCAGGCGGGACAGCCTGCCGGGCGACGTCTTCATCATCTACCGCGACATCACCCTCCGCAAACAGACCGAGGAGCTTTTGCGCGGGGCCGAGCGCAAGTTCCGTTCGATTTTTGAAAACGCCGTGGAAGGCATCTTCCAGACCACCCCGGCCGGGCGCTATCTGGACGTCAACCCCTCTTTGGCCCGCATCTACGGTTTTGATACGCCCGGCGAGCTCATTGAACATTTCAAGGACATTAAAAACCAGCTGTACGTGGACCCGGGCCGCCGCGACGACTTCGTGCGCATCATGGACGAATACAACGAGGTGTGGAACTTCGAGTCGCGCATCCGCAAAAAAGGCGGCGAGATCATCTGGATCAGCGAGAACGCCCGGGCCATCTTTGACGAGGAAGGGGACATCGACCACTACGAGGGCACCGTGGTGGACGTCACCGAGCGCAAGCGGGCCGAGGAGGCCCTGGAGGCCCAGCGGGCCTATTTCCGGCAGCTTTTTGAGAATTCGCCCCAGGCCATCATCCTCATCGACAGCAACCGCAACGTCCTGGACGCCAACAAGGGCTTCGAGGAACTCTTCGGCTACCGGGCCGCCGACATGAAGGGCTTCGGGATGCGCACCTTCATCGTGCCCGAGGATCTTTTGGCCGAATGCGAGAATTTTCGGGCCGCGATCCTGTCCGGCAACACCGTGCAGCGTGAAACATACCGGCGGCATCGCGACGGCAGGCTCATCCCCGTGTCCATGATCGGCTTTCAGGTCAAAAGCGGCGAGGCCGCCGGGGGCGTCGTCTACATCTATCAGGATATTTCCGAGCGAAAGGCCTTCGAGGAGCAGATCACCCACCAGGCCTTCCACGATTCCCTCACCCATCTGCCCAACCGCAGCCTTTTCGCCGAGCGCCTGCAGCGGGCCCTGGCCCGGAGCAGACGCCGGGGCGACTACCAGTATGCCGTGCTCATGATCGACCTGGACAAGTTCAAGGCGGTCAACGACAGCATGGGGCATGCCGCCGGGGACATGCTTTTGGTGGAGATCGCCGCGCGGCTCAAATCCTGTATGCGCTCCGTGGACACCGTGGCCCGCCTGGGCGGGGACGAGTTTGCGGTGATTCTGGAGGAATTTAAAATCAAGCGCGAGGTGCTCACCGTGGCCGAGCGCATCCAGGAGACCCTGCGGCGGCCCTGCACCATCTGCGGCAACGAGGTGTACCCCGGGGCCAGCATCGGCATCGTGCTGCGCACCAAGGAATACGACAGCGCCGAGGACGTGTTGCGCGATGCGGACATCGCCATGTACCGGGCCAAGGAAACCGGCAAACCGTACATGATCTTCGACCGCAGGATGCATAAGGAGATCCTGGAGGTCATCAGCCTTGAAGCGGAACTGCGCGACGCCCTGTCCAACGACGAGTTGGTTCTGCATTATCAGCCCATCGTCAACGTGGACACCCGGGCCCTGGAAGGCTTCGAGGCCCTGGTGCGCTGGAACCACCCCCTGAAGGGGATCGTGCCGCCGGACAAGTTCATCCCCCTGGCCGAGGAGACGGGCATCATCCTGCCCCTTGGCCGCTGGGTCATTGTCGAGGCCTGCCGCCAGCTCGGGAAATGGCAGAAGACCATCCCCGGGGCTGAACGCCTAAGCGTCAGCGTCAACGTCTCCTGCCGCCAGTTCGTGCGCGACGGGCTGGTGGAATATGTGGCCCAGGTCTTGGAGGAGACGGGCATCGACCCGGCGCGGCTCAAGCTCGAAATCACCGAATCCGTGCTCATGCAGGACACCAGCCATTCCATACACGAGCTCAACCGGCTCAAGGCGCTCGGGGTGCGCATCGCCGTGGACGACTTCGGCACGGGCTATTCCTCGTTGAGCTATCTGCGCCAACTGCCCATCGACCATTTGAAGATCGACCGGTCGTTCATCAGCGGATCGGACAACGCCGAAGACAACATCCAGATCGTCAAGTCCATCATCTCCCTGGCCCGCAACCTGGGGCTGACGGTCATCGCCGAGGGCGTGGAGCACGAGGACCAGTTCGCCCGCCTGCAGGACGTGCGCTGCGACAAGGCTCAGGGGTACATGTTCTCCCGGCCCGTGGACAGCATTGCTGCCGAACGCTACATCCTGGATTACCAGCGTCGCTTGGCCGAGGCCTGTTCCCTCGGTACCCCGCCTGCCTGA
- a CDS encoding response regulator yields MPTILIADDSMFQRFQTSKTAVEAGYDVLEAKDGQECLQLMLEKRPDVLLLDLNMPALDGLAVMERLAAAGAMPARIYVLTADIQDTTRKRCMDLGAYDCINKPVDQGVLGKLLAEARALLG; encoded by the coding sequence ATGCCCACCATTTTGATCGCCGACGACTCCATGTTTCAACGTTTCCAGACCTCCAAGACGGCTGTCGAGGCAGGATACGACGTGCTTGAGGCCAAAGACGGCCAGGAATGCCTGCAGTTGATGCTGGAAAAACGGCCCGACGTGCTCCTTTTGGATCTCAACATGCCTGCCCTGGACGGTCTGGCCGTCATGGAACGCCTGGCCGCCGCAGGGGCCATGCCCGCCAGAATCTACGTGCTCACCGCCGACATCCAGGACACCACGCGCAAACGGTGCATGGACCTGGGCGCCTACGACTGCATCAACAAACCCGTGGATCAAGGCGTCCTTGGCAAACTACTGGCCGAGGCCCGCGCGCTTCTGGGGTAA
- a CDS encoding type II toxin-antitoxin system HicA family toxin, with amino-acid sequence MPSSTEIIKRLKAAGWVLKNAKGDHHHFEHPDKPGKVTVKHPAKDLSVDLVKKMERQAGITLR; translated from the coding sequence ATGCCGAGCAGTACGGAAATCATCAAGAGGCTCAAGGCGGCCGGGTGGGTTCTGAAAAACGCGAAAGGTGACCACCACCACTTTGAACACCCAGACAAGCCCGGCAAGGTGACCGTCAAACATCCCGCGAAAGACCTCAGCGTAGACCTCGTAAAGAAAATGGAGAGGCAAGCGGGGATAACACTGAGGTGA